TGAGACCTTATTGCCTGGTCGATCCGATTACCGGCAAGGAATGGGACGAAATCAGGGACAAAGGGAAAATTATCGGCGTCAAGTCCAAAAGCGAGTTGGCTCCGGTCAAGCAGGGGAACTTCCCTTTCGACCTTCCTCCTGCCGATTTTGAAAAGAAGAAAAAGTACAGCGAGTGGGAATTCGTTTATAACCATCTACCGCCAGATTCCAGGACCGGTGGGGCGATACAGGGGCTAAAGACGAACAGCAGCCCGAACCCGCTGCCGGCAGGCACTCAGGGTGCCCCCCGGTAGCTTGAGTAGCTCGACCACGTCGGGCTCCTCGGACAGTTCGGAAGATACATCCGGGGCCAGAAGGTCTCGGTTCAACAGAGGAAATCACCATCCCCAGGCTGCAGATGGCCCCCTCGCGGAGGGGGAGCAGCACCCGAAACCGGAGGCACCCTGATTTTCAAGAGTCTCACATCGCGGGTTATCGTGCTTTCCATCTGCCTGCTCGTGTTCGGCATCGGGACCTTCGCCTTCCTGACGCTGCGGCGCGAGCAGATGCAGCTTGTCAACTCCGCCCGTGAATCCAGCGAGCTTCTGCTCGACACCATCGAACGCTCCCTGTACAACTCCATGCGCCACGGCAACACCGAGGACGTGAAAGTGATCCTAGAGATGGTGGGGCAAAGCGAGAACCTGGTGGGCGTGCGCATCTTCCATCCCCACGGCGTCATCCTGAAGTCCTCCCAGGCCTCCGAGATTGGGCGCATCGTTGACCAGCACGACTTCAAACTTTTCCTGGATAACAAGCGCGAGGGGGTGTTCACCCTGGAGGGGCAAGGCGAAGTGCTCGGCATGGTGAAGCCCATTTACAACAACCGCCAGTGCAACCTGTGCCACGGTGCCAAGAGCCGCATCATCGGCCTGTTGAACGTGGACTACTCGTTGGTGGAGACCAGGCGGCGCATCGTCGAGCTGACTAAGCTCTTCGTCATGTCCACCGTCGCCATCATCGGGTTCCTGTCGCTGGCCATCTCGCTGGTGATGCTGAAGTTCGTCAAGAAACCGCTGCACCAGCTGGCCAAGAACATGGCCCGCGTCGAGGCGGGCGACCTCTCCGTGCGCATGACCCCGGAAGGCAAGGACGAGATCGGGCGTCTGATTGTCTCCTTCGACTCCATGGTGGACCGGTTGGACCGGGCCAAGAAGGAGCTGGAGACCTACCACTTCCAGCAGATGGAGCGCGCCGATCGGCTGGCCTCGGTCGGGGAGATGGCGGCAGGCATTGCTCACGAGATCAAGAACCCGCTCACCGGGATCGCCGCCGCCATAACGGTATTGAAGGATGACTTCGCCCCCGAGGATGGCCGCACCCTGATCATCGGCGAGGTGCTGGAGCAGATTTCCCGGCTGGACAAGACGGTCAACGACCTGCTCTTCTTCGGCAAGCCGACCGTTGCGGAGCCGACCTGCACCGACATCAACAGTGCCCTGAAGAAGATCCTGATCTTCGCGTCGCAGCATCGCGGCGGCAAGAATATCGAGAAGAAGCTGGAGCTCGCCGAGGATCTGCCCCCGGTCTACGTCGATCCCAAGCAGATCCAGCAGGTGTTCCTGAACCTATTCCTGAACGCGGTGCAGGCGATGCAGTCGGGCGGGGTCCTCACCGTGTCCAGCTCGCTGGCCAACGTGGATGGCATGGACATGGTGCGGGTGCAGGTGAACGACACCGGACCGGGCATCCCGCCGCAGATCCTGGAAAAGATCTTCACCCCGTTCTTCACCACCAAGGCCCAGGGTACCGGCCTTGGCCTGGCCATCAGCCATCGTCTCATCGAGCAGCACGGCGGACGTCTTTCCTGCGTCAGCCAGGATGGCGTCGGCACCACCTTCTCGGTTGAACTACCGGCCTACTGCCCGACCCAGGAAGAGATGGAGAAGGAACAGTTGAGTAGCAGCATCATCGGTTAAACCATCGCTGCACCATGCAGTACGGCAGACCCCGACCACCCCGCGCCAGCGGGCCCAACACCACATCCTAAGGAGCCGCCATGCGCAGAGCGAAAATAATGGTCGTCGACGACGAGCACCTGATCCGCTGGTCACTGGAGCAGAACCTCAAGAAGCAAGGCTACGAGGTCTGCACCGCAGGGACTGGCGAGGACGCGCTCAGGATCGCCCGGGACGAGCAGCCGGAGTTGGTGCTGCTGGACTACCATCTCCCCGGCATAAACGGCCTGGAGGTGCTGCAGCGGCTGAAGGAGATCGACGAAGAGATCCTGGTGATCATGGTGACCGCCCAGGGAGGCCTGGAGACCGCAGTGAACACCATGCGCCACGGGGCCTACGACTACATCAACAAGCCCTTCAACCTGGACGAGATGGCGTTGGTGGTCAGGAAGGCCCTGGAGACCTCCGAGCTACGCCGCGAGGTGGTGCAGCTTCGCAGCGAGCATAAGAAGCAGGGGCCGCCCAAGATCTTGGGCAGTTCCAAGCACATGAAAAACGTGCTGGAGATGATGGCCAAGGTGGCCAAGAGTGATGCCACTACCGTACTGGTGCAGGGAGAGTCGGGTACCGGCAAGGAGCTGGTGGCAAAATACATCCACTACGAATCGGCCCGCGCCGACAAGCCTTTCGTCGCCATAAACTGCGCCGCCGTCCCCTCGACCCTCCTGGAGAGCGAACTCTTCGGTCACGAGAAGGGCGCCTTCACCGATGCCAAGACCTCCAAGAAGGGACTCTTCGAACTGGCCGACGGAGGCACCGTGTTCCTGGACGAGATCGGGGATATGGAGATCGGCATGCAGGCCAAGCTGCTGCGTTTCCTCGAGGACCGCACCCTCCGTCGCATCGGCAGCGCGAAGGTGACCCCCGTCGACGTGAGGATCATCTCCGCGACCAACAAGGACCTGTTAAAGGCAATCGAGGAGAAGACCTTCAGGAACGACCTGTACTACCGGCTCCAGGTGATCCCTATCTTCCTACCCGCCCTGCGTGAGCGTAAAGAGGACATCCTGGTGCTGGCCAACCACTTCATCGAACTCTTTTCCAAGGAGTTCGGCAAGCCGACCAAAGGGATCTCCAGCATGGCTGAGAAGCTTCTGGTCGAGTACAACTGGCCCGGCAACATCCGCGAGCTGAAGAACGTCATCGAACGCGCCATCATCCTGGGCAACGACGAGAACCTGCTCCTGGAGAACCTGCCGCTGGAGATCGTCGCCAAGGCCTCGCAGGTTACCGTACCGCTCACCACCTTCAAGCTCCCTCCCGAGGGGATCGATATTGAGGAGGTGGAGCGCGAGCTGATCAAGCAGTCCCTGGAAATTACCGACTGGAACCAGTCCAAGGCGGCCAAGAAGCTGAACCTCGGCATCGATGCGTTCCGCTACCGTATGAAGAAATTCGGCTTCCTCAAGTAGGAACCCGCCGCAATCGAGTACGCGAAACAAAAAGCCCCGGCAGAGTCATCTGCCGGGGCTTCTTCGTGTCCCTAGATTCTCACCAGTTCGTATGCCCTGGTGCCGATGCCGATTTTCTCGGCGTGCTCCAACTGCACTTCCCAGTCGATTTCGGGGTGGACGCCGCGGAATTTGTCGCCGCCGGGCTCGTGGCCGCTGGCGAGCGCGGTGTCCTGGTTGCCGCGGGCGTTGTTGACCAGGTCGGCGCAGGCCTGGTCCAGCGCCACCGGGTCGGCCGAGGCGCAGATGCCGATGTCGTTAACGATGGGGGCGTCGGCGTGGCCGTAGCAGTCGCAGGCAGGCGACACCTGGGTAATGAAGTTCAGGAACAGGGTCTTGCCCTGTTTGCCGTAAAGGGCTCCCTTGGCGTACTCAGCCATCTTGCGCA
This window of the Geomonas agri genome carries:
- a CDS encoding sigma-54-dependent transcriptional regulator — protein: MRRAKIMVVDDEHLIRWSLEQNLKKQGYEVCTAGTGEDALRIARDEQPELVLLDYHLPGINGLEVLQRLKEIDEEILVIMVTAQGGLETAVNTMRHGAYDYINKPFNLDEMALVVRKALETSELRREVVQLRSEHKKQGPPKILGSSKHMKNVLEMMAKVAKSDATTVLVQGESGTGKELVAKYIHYESARADKPFVAINCAAVPSTLLESELFGHEKGAFTDAKTSKKGLFELADGGTVFLDEIGDMEIGMQAKLLRFLEDRTLRRIGSAKVTPVDVRIISATNKDLLKAIEEKTFRNDLYYRLQVIPIFLPALRERKEDILVLANHFIELFSKEFGKPTKGISSMAEKLLVEYNWPGNIRELKNVIERAIILGNDENLLLENLPLEIVAKASQVTVPLTTFKLPPEGIDIEEVERELIKQSLEITDWNQSKAAKKLNLGIDAFRYRMKKFGFLK
- a CDS encoding two-component system sensor histidine kinase NtrB, translated to MLSICLLVFGIGTFAFLTLRREQMQLVNSARESSELLLDTIERSLYNSMRHGNTEDVKVILEMVGQSENLVGVRIFHPHGVILKSSQASEIGRIVDQHDFKLFLDNKREGVFTLEGQGEVLGMVKPIYNNRQCNLCHGAKSRIIGLLNVDYSLVETRRRIVELTKLFVMSTVAIIGFLSLAISLVMLKFVKKPLHQLAKNMARVEAGDLSVRMTPEGKDEIGRLIVSFDSMVDRLDRAKKELETYHFQQMERADRLASVGEMAAGIAHEIKNPLTGIAAAITVLKDDFAPEDGRTLIIGEVLEQISRLDKTVNDLLFFGKPTVAEPTCTDINSALKKILIFASQHRGGKNIEKKLELAEDLPPVYVDPKQIQQVFLNLFLNAVQAMQSGGVLTVSSSLANVDGMDMVRVQVNDTGPGIPPQILEKIFTPFFTTKAQGTGLGLAISHRLIEQHGGRLSCVSQDGVGTTFSVELPAYCPTQEEMEKEQLSSSIIG